The following is a genomic window from Bacteroidota bacterium.
CGCGCACTGTCGACTTTCCCAAGTTCTACATAGGCACGACCTATGCCTCGCCACGGCATGGGTGCATTGTGCGCAGCCAGCTCCTTTCTATAGTTGATGATGGCATCTTCAAACTGGTTGATCCGGAAATCGTTGTTGCCCAAGTTATGCCAAACACCCCGATAGGCAGGATCGCGTTCGAGTGTCGTCGTGTAAGCAACTGCTGCTTTTTCATAATCGCCCAGTTCGGAATAGATACGCCCCCGCAAAAAGGCCGCATCGGGAAGCTCGGGTGTGTACCGTTCAGCACTATCTGCGAAGACGAGTGCAATCTCAAATTCGTGCTGTTCAAGCGCTGCAGTCCCTTGCTGGAGTAACGCTTGGGAACGCGGGTCGACAAATCGCTCATCCGAGGTGCTATCGGCCGCATCTTTGCACCCCAAAAGGACAAAAAGCAACACGCAAAACAGCATGGGTTTGCAAAAACTTGCAGCAATAGTCCTCATTCGAACCATATCAGGAGCCCGGTAATCTATCGATGCTCTGGCGGGCTTCGGGGTGGTCGGGATTGTGCCTGAGCGTTTGCTCCCAGGCCTCCTGGGCTTTGCCATATGCACCTTGCATCGCATACACAACGCCCAGATTGTACCAGCCATCAGCAAAGTCAGGGGCAGTTGCCAGTATAGCCTCCAGCTTGCGGGTTGCGCCAAGGGTATCGCCACGCACAAGCGCCAGGTTGGCGAGGTCATTTTTTATGGTCAGATCATCAGGCTGGAGGGCTTCAGCAACGGACAAAGGCTGTACTGCATCCTCAACCCGTCCGGCCTGAATCAGGAGACGGCCCAGGTTAATCCAACGTTCATGCTGGTCAGGATAGGTCTGCGATTCAAACCGTGCTTTCTCGATCCGGTCATTTAACACCTGCAAGGTGTCAGCAAGTTGTAGCTGCAATTTACCGGCGTCCTCTTCACCGAGTTCAACCAATGCCAGGCCAAGGCTATATCTTGCGGAAGCAAGCCAGGGTTTTAGCTGTATTGACCGTTGAAGCAGCGGCACCGCCTCTTTGGGAGCACCAAGCGTGTGTTTAAGGGCCCCGAGGATGTAATTATAATCAGGATCAACAGGTACAAGGTCCAGCGCTCGGGTAGCGTGAGGCACAGCAGCTTCCGGTTGGCCGGTATCTTTGAGCGACTGACTCAGGTCTGCGTATGCATCAGCATTCAGGCTGTCGTAAGCAATGGCCTGTTCAAATGCAGCGATAGCAAGATCGTCTTCAGCCAATTGCCGTTGCGCGCGTCCTTTTTGCAGCGCCAACCGGCTCATGGTTTCACCGTACCGCACGGCGTAAGACGTACCATACTTTTCGTATTGCGCCTCAGTAGCAGTCATTTCTTTGTCGTAGCGCGATATGGCTTCAGAATACTGCCGGCGCAGAAACGCTATGTTGCCCAGATTAAACCAGGCGGAGGGGTAATCAGGTTGTAATTCAAGGGTCTTTGCATAAGCAGCTTCTGCCGCATCGGTATCGCGGCGCTGGAGCATAATCTGCCCACGCAAGAAATACGCATCTGCTGATGCAGGTTGCGTAACCAGCACACTGTCTGTTAAGGCCAGCGCGAGGGCAAAGTGTCCATCAGCAAGCACGAGGCGTGCATCATCCAACAAATCAACAAGTTGGGAGTCTGCCGCTGCCGGCTCCTGTTCAGTAGCCTGACACCCAAAAAGGCCAATACAGACCACAATCCACAACATTGTCCTGAACGAACAAATTCCCATAGCAGAATAACACGGTACAAGTGGGAGGTACATCGGGCCATCTGAACATTTTACCGGTTGGTGGTACCTGGAAATCAGATGGGTCATAAATATAACAAAAACAGAGGACAAGACGCAGTTCAAAAACGACGAACTATCTCAAATTGCCCTGTCCCCTCTTGAATCAGAACATGACTATCCACAGGGAGTTCGGTCAGCGATTCGCGGATGCCGGACGGCCAGGTAATCAACAGCGAATCTATTGCAGCGGTTGTGCCCAGGCCAAAGGTCAGCTGCTGTTCAGACGCAGAAAGATAACTGCCACCCGATTTGACCTGCCGCGCGAACCTTTTTACGCCGGCAACCAAAGTCACCTCCGCCCCAATGGCGCTGGTATTTGAAGTAGTGCCGCGCAAGGATACCCGCAATACATGTCCGCTACGCCGTGATTCATTCTCCCAGAGGTATACTGGTCCATTGTTGGTTGTAACCAGTACATCCAGGTCGCCGTCGTTATCATAGTCAGCATACGCAGCCCCACGACCAACAATGGCAGGCTCCAGGGCTGACCCTTTACCAGGTGAGACCAGTTCAAAGTTGCCTTTCCCGTCATTGGTAAACAACTGCGGCGGCTGTGCAAACGTTATCCCCTCTTGTAGCACTGCGACACCTTCATGCACATGTCCGTTTATCGCCAACAGATCCAGATCCCCGTCCAACTCTACGTCCAGCAGAGACAATCCAAAAGTCAAGGGTAGCAAACTTGGCCGCCCGATACCGGAGGCTATAGCAGCATCTCGAAAACGGTTATTCCCTCGATACTGGAACACACTGATCATCTCTTTGGAAAAGTTACCTATCAGGATGGCCGGCTGACCAGACCCAACAATATCTCCGACATCAACGCCCATGCCGGCACTTGCCTTGCCTGTGCCGGTGAGGGCAACGCCGCTAATCAGTCCTTTTTCTACAAACGTACCATCTCCCTGGTTTTCGAAGAGCAGGTCTCGTGCAGTGTCGTTCGTAACCACGATATCCGTTGCACCATCCGCGTTGTAATCCAGCATAGCCATGCCCAGCGTCTTACCGGGATGGCCGGCAAAACCGGCAAGGGTATCTGCCCGGCTAAATGTGCCGTCTCCCCTGTTCTGGTAAAACTGTAGTCCCACACCCTGATACAGTTCGGGTGTGCAATACTCCTTGTCAGTGGTTGTTAGCGTGCAGTTGCGGTCTTGCTCGGGTGACCAGTCCACATAGTTGCCGGCCAGTATGTCGAGCCAGCCATCGTTGTTGGCATCTATCATCAAGACAGCGGTACTCCACGCCCCGGTGGTATCCAGTTTTTCGGCAGCAAACCGGCCAGCTTCATTGCGAAAAAGCAGGTTTTGCGTAAGGGTTGTGAGTACAAAATCCTCATCGCGGTCGTTATCCACGTCCCCCACAGCGACGCCAAACCCGAAAGCACGCTGCGCAGCCAATCCGGATGTTGTGGTATAGTCGCTAAAGGTGCCATCCCTTTCGTTTCGGTAAAGGGACACGGCCGGCACGTTGTTGTTTTGCCAGGTAGCGCCTCCTA
Proteins encoded in this region:
- a CDS encoding tetratricopeptide repeat protein, encoding MLWIVVCIGLFGCQATEQEPAAADSQLVDLLDDARLVLADGHFALALALTDSVLVTQPASADAYFLRGQIMLQRRDTDAAEAAYAKTLELQPDYPSAWFNLGNIAFLRRQYSEAISRYDKEMTATEAQYEKYGTSYAVRYGETMSRLALQKGRAQRQLAEDDLAIAAFEQAIAYDSLNADAYADLSQSLKDTGQPEAAVPHATRALDLVPVDPDYNYILGALKHTLGAPKEAVPLLQRSIQLKPWLASARYSLGLALVELGEEDAGKLQLQLADTLQVLNDRIEKARFESQTYPDQHERWINLGRLLIQAGRVEDAVQPLSVAEALQPDDLTIKNDLANLALVRGDTLGATRKLEAILATAPDFADGWYNLGVVYAMQGAYGKAQEAWEQTLRHNPDHPEARQSIDRLPGS
- a CDS encoding CRTAC1 family protein; its protein translation is MDATHSAGLDTFQHTSGAAGNKWFPEIMGAGGGFIDFDGDGWQDILLVGGATWQNNNVPAVSLYRNERDGTFSDYTTTSGLAAQRAFGFGVAVGDVDNDRDEDFVLTTLTQNLLFRNEAGRFAAEKLDTTGAWSTAVLMIDANNDGWLDILAGNYVDWSPEQDRNCTLTTTDKEYCTPELYQGVGLQFYQNRGDGTFSRADTLAGFAGHPGKTLGMAMLDYNADGATDIVVTNDTARDLLFENQGDGTFVEKGLISGVALTGTGKASAGMGVDVGDIVGSGQPAILIGNFSKEMISVFQYRGNNRFRDAAIASGIGRPSLLPLTFGLSLLDVELDGDLDLLAINGHVHEGVAVLQEGITFAQPPQLFTNDGKGNFELVSPGKGSALEPAIVGRGAAYADYDNDGDLDVLVTTNNGPVYLWENESRRSGHVLRVSLRGTTSNTSAIGAEVTLVAGVKRFARQVKSGGSYLSASEQQLTFGLGTTAAIDSLLITWPSGIRESLTELPVDSHVLIQEGTGQFEIVRRF